CGTCCCCGGAGTGGATGCCGGCGAGCAGCGGCTCCGCCAGGTAATCGGTCGCCTCGGCCCCGAAGCGGCGGCGGAAGAACGCCCCGATCGTCTCCTCCGCGGGTTCCGGCCGCCGATGGCTCCGATGCGGGGGCGTCAGCAGCTCCAGCCCCAGGCGCAGCCGGCCGCGGCGGGAGAGAAGCCGGTGGGCCGCGAGCGACCCGAGGCCGACAGGTATGCCGAAGACGGAGCCGCCGGGCAGCGGGTGCAGCGTTCCATCACGAACGACGTACGCCGTGCGCGGCGCGCGCGTCGGGATGAGGCGGCCGGCGAGGCCGAGCTCCTCGCAGAGGGCGATCGCCGCCGGTTTCTGCGTGACGAGCGAGTCCGGTCCCGCGTCGATGGTGAACCCGCCGGTTCGGTCGGTGCGGATCATGCCGCCGAGGCGATTGGATTTCTCGAGCAGTACGAAGGGCGTCTTCCGGCGGTGGAGCTCGTAGGCCGCCGCCAGTCCGCTGATGCCTCCGCCGACGACGGCGACGGCGACGTGGCTCATGCCCGGCTCCCGTCCGACTCGGGCGCGGCATGGGCGGCCCGCGGCCGGCGCGGCGGGCCGGCGTCAGCCGCACTCGTGGACGAAGCGGGCCAGGGTCTGCACATGCGAGACAGGCGTCTCCGGGAGGATGCCGTGACCGAGGTTGAAGATGTGGCCGGCCTGCCCGCCCACGCGCCGCAGGACGTCGTCGGCGCCGGCGAGAAGGCGGTCGACGCGCCCGAGGAGCAGCGTCGGATCCAGGTTTCCCTGCACCGCCCGTTCCGGTCCGATGCGGGCCCAGGCCTCGTCGATGGGGACGCGCCAGTCGACGCCGATGACGTCGCCGCCCGCCTCGGTCATTGCCTCCAGCAGGGTGGCGGTGCCGGTTCCGAAGTGCAGGACGGGCACGCCGGTCTCCGCCACCGCCGCCAGCACGCGCCGCGTATGGGGCAGGGCGAACTCGCGGTAGTCCGCCGGGCTGAGCGCCCCGACCCAGGAGTCGAACACCTGGATGGCCTGCGCGCCTGCCTCCACCTGGGCCACCAGGTAGTCGGCGACGGCCGCCGACAGCGTCTCGCAGAGGCGGTGCCAGGTGTCGGACTCCCCGTACATCAGCGCCTTGGTTCGCGCGTAGTGGCTCGACGGTCCACCCTCGACGGCATAGGACGCCAGGGTGAACGGCGCGCCGCCGAAACCGATGAGGGGAACGCGGTCGGCCAGCTCGGTGCGCAGCAGGCGGATGGTGGCGAGCACGTGGCCGAGCGATTCGCGCGGCTCGAACCTGCGCAACCGGGCGACGTCGTCCGCCGTGCGGACGGGCTCGTGGATGACCGGGCCTTCGCCCTTGACGAAATCGAACGGGATGCCGAGCGGCTCGAGCGGCAGGAGCAGATCCGAGAAGAGGATGGCGGCGTCGACCTCGAGGCGGTCGACCGGCTGCAGCGTCACCTGGACGGCCAGCTCCGGCTGACGGCAGATGTCGAGCAGGGAGTGCCGCTCGCGGATCGCGCGGTACTCGGGCATGTAGCGTCCCGCCTGGCGCATGAACCAGACCGGCGTGCGGTCGACGGGCTCGCGCCGGCAGGCGCGGAGAAAGCGGTCGTTCACCCGGAGATCGTACTACGAGCCGACGGGGGCGGACCGCGCCGCACGGGGGGCGGCGACCGCGCCGGGAGTCCGCGCTGCGGAAACGGGGTAGACTCCCGGGTCAGACCCGGTTTGCCGGCAATCGTAAGCGCCGCGGCGCGACCGCGCCGGTCGCGTTCGGTGGCGATTGTCGGGCCGGGATGCGCCTCGGCCCATGCCGTATCTCCGATTCTCCCGCGACGAGCGAGGCTACGAGCATACGTACGTGCTCCACGGACTGCGCAGCGGTTCCCGGCCACGGCTCCTGTACTGGTTTCGGACGCCGCCGAACGTGAACGTGGGGCGGTTGCCGCTCGACGAGGACGCGATCCGCGCGATAGAGGACTCCAACGCGGAGCTCACGTTCGACTGGGGAAAGATGCTGCGGGTGAAGCCGCCCCCGGCCGCGGTGCGGCCGGATGAGGACGGCCGCCGATCGCGCGCCCGGAGCGCGGGGCGGCGTGAACGCCGGGCGGCGCCGGAGCCGCCCGGCGCCGGCGGGGCCGCGGACGACCGGCGGCGGCGGGGAGCCGCCGGACCCGATGCGGGCCGAGCCGGCAGGCGGGACGCCCAGGGCGCGGCTGCCGGTCCCGGCGGCGAGCCGGATTCCGGCGGCGCGGCGCCCGCGCACCCGGTCGCAGCGTTGGTCGGCGACGACGGGCTGGCTCGCCTGCGGGCGCAGTACGCCGAGCTCCGGGCGCGGTTGACCGAGAGCCGGGTCGAGCCCCGGTTGCGCGAGAGGGTGTCCGCACGGGTCGAGGCGCTGAATCCGGATGGCTGGCGTCCGGGGGAAGAGGCGGTGCTCGGCATCGAGCGGTTCGAGTCCGAGGCTGCGGCCGTCAAGGCGGATCTGGGGCGCCGGCGCCGGCGGGCCCCGCGCGGGCGTCGCGGCACGGAGGAGGAGCCGCCCACGGGGCAGGACTAGCCCGGAAATCGGCGCTTTGTTATCATGCCAGACATGATGACGTGCAAAACTCGACTGCAACCCTGCCGCTGGGTTCGCACTGTCGGCCTGATCGTGGCGATCGGCGTCATGGTCGGCGCACCGTTGCGGTCCCAGGAGTCCCTGGATCCGGGTCGACAGGGCGATCCGGCAACCGTCTTCCGGTCCGGCGTCACGCTGGTGACGACCGACGTCATCGTGCGCGACGGCAGCGGCGTCTTCGTGCCGGACCTGACCGAGAGCGACTTCCGGGTCTACGAGGACGGCCAGCCGCAGGAGGTGGCCTCCCTCGTCCTCGTGCATGGCGGCCGGGTGTTCAACCAGCTCGTGCCGCCGCCGCAGGCGCAGGAGGGCATCATCCTGCCGCCCACGCGCGCGGTCAACGACACGGCGGGGCGCATATTCGTAATCCTGGTCGACGACCTGCACATCGAGACGAGCAAGACGCCGCGGGCGCGCGCCGTCTTCGAGCAGTTGTTGGACAACCTCATCCACGAGGGGGATCTGTTCGGCATCGTCTCCACCGGGCCGTCGTCGATCCGGGTCGACATGACCTACGACCGCAGCCTCATCAAGTCGTCGGCGGATCGGCTGACCGGTGACGGCTTCAACCCGACGGAGATGATCCGCTTCCTGTCTCCGGGGCCGCGCGGGCCGAGCGAGCTGTCGTGGCGCGCCCACGTGGCGTTCAAGACGATGCGCGACGTCGTCCGGAACCTCGAGCGGGTGCAGAACCGGCGCAAGGTGGTCATCTACTTCAGCAGTGGCTACGACTTCAACCCGTTCGCCCACGAGCGCATCTTCGGGCGGTCGCCGATCTACGAGGACATGCGGAACTCCGGCCGCTGGGGATCGATGTTCGGGCAGGACCAGGTGGCCGGGCTGTACGAGGGCATCGCCGATCCGATGATGGATCCGTTCGAGCGGATATCCCGGCAGGGAGAGGTCTTCAGCGACGCCGATCTCGCGATGGAGATCGCGGAGTTGACCAAGGCGGCGAACCGGGCCAACGCCTCGTTCTATACGGTGGACCCGCGCGGGCTCGTCGCCGGGCCCGACCCCGACTACAACGGGCCGCGCGAGGCGTTCAACGATTTCCTGTTCACGACGCAGAACAGCCTCCGGTCGCTGGCCGAGCTCACCGGCGGCCGGGCGATCGTCAACCGCAACGATTTCGACGATGCGTTCCGGGAAATCGACGCCGAGACGAGCGACTACTACGTCGTCGGCTTCTACTCCAGCAATCCCGATCCGACGTTCCGCACGCGGCGGCTGCGGGTCGAGGTGAACCGCGGCGCCGTCGACGTGCAGCATCGTACGCACTACACTTACGCGCGCGCCAGCGATAACGCGGGCCCGCCGCTGCCGTGACGAGCGGGGCGGGGGCGGAGGATTCCATGACGCAGGGGCTCACCCATCGCGGGTGGGCCTTTGTTCTGTAGTGGTGGACATGGCGTACAAGCGACGAGCTGAACGCGGCGCCGGTTGGTCCGGGCTCGCCCTCGCCCTGGCCGCGGTCGGCCTGTTCCTGTTGGGGATCGGTCGGGTGCCGATGGCGATCCGGGGTGCCCCGCCTCCCGCGGCGGCGGCAGCCGAGCCGGCGTCCGTCACGGACGCCGGCCCATCGCCCGGGGTGGGTGCGACGGCAACCGCGACGTCAGCCGCGGGTGCTCCCGTTGCGGCGCCGGCCGCGAGCGCCGTTGCGGCGCCGGCCGGGCGGCCCGACACGCCCCTGCTGGCGAGGTCCGCGCCGGATTCGCCGCGAATTCTGGACATCGGGGACCGCCGGCGCCCGCGGGTGCGGGTCGCCGCCGGCATCCTGTACAACCCGCGTACGGAGGAGATTCTCTGGGAGCGGCGGGGGCTGGACCAGCGGCCGATCGCCAGCATCACGAAGGTGATGACGGCACTGGTCCTGCTGGACCGGGCGCCCGATCTCGACCGGGACGTCGTGGTGTCGCGGCGCGACGTCCGCCGGGCCTCCACCACCTACCTGCGGCGCGGCGAGCGGGTCACGCTGGATACCCTCCTGCACTTGGCGCTGATCGCGTCCGACAACGTGGCCGCGCGGATCCTCGCCCGCGCGTCGGGTTGGGGCACCCGCCGCTTCGTGAAGGAGATGAACGTGAAGGCGGCGGCGCTGGGTCTGGAAGGCACGAGCTTCGTGGAGCCCTCCGGTCTGGACGAGCGCAACGTGTCGACGCCGTACGACGTCGCGCGGTTGCTCGCTGCCGCGAGCGACGTGCCGGCGATCGCGCGGATCATGCGCAAGGGGACGCATCGCGTGCGTACGGATCGCCGCAGCGTGAACATCCGCAACACGAACCGGCTGCTCCGTTCCCGGAACGCGGTCCGGGGCGGGAAGACGGGGTACATCAGCGAGGCCGGCTTCTGTCTCACTGCGCTGTTCGAGCTGCCCGACGCCGGCCCGGTCGTGCTGGTGGTGCTCGGGGCGGGGTCGAACGCCGGGCGCTTCGCCGAGGCGGGCCGTCTCATCGACTGGATGTCGACGACGGGCCGTTCGCTGCTGGAGCCGGAACTGCAGACGAACTAGCGCGACACGTACTCATGCGAGAAGTGACCATCATAGGTTCGGGGCCGGCGGGGTTGACGGCCGCCCTCTACGCCGCGCGGGCCAACCTGAATCCGCTGCTCATCGAGGGGCTGGAGTCTGGCGGCCAGTTGATGCTGACCACCGACGTGGAGAACTACCCCGGATTCCGCGACGGCATCCTGGGGCCGGCCCTGATAGCCGAGATGCGTGCCCAGGCGGAGCGGTTCGGCACCGAGATCGTGCAGGGCGACGTCTCGGCGCTCGACCTGCAGGGGCCGCCGATCCGCATCACCACGAGCGGCGGCGTTCACGAGACGCGTGCGTTGATTCTGGCGACGGGGGCGTCGGCGCGTCTGCTCGGACTCGATTCCGAACGGGCGCTGATGGGGCACGGCGTGTCGACCTGCGCCACCTGCGACGGCTACTTCTTCCGCGACAAGCCGATCGTCGTGGTGGGCGGCGGCGACTCGGCGATGGAGGAAGCCACCTTTCTGACGAAGTTCGCATCGCACGTGACCCTGGTGCACCGCCGGGACGCGTTCCGGGCGTCCAAGATCATGCAGGACAAGGCGCGGGCCAACGCGAAGATCTCGTTCGAGCTCGACACGGTGCTCGACGAGGTGAAAGGCGTGGCCGAGGGCGTCGTCACCGGCGTCGTCCTGCGCAATGTCAGGACGGGCGCGATCAAGGAGCTCGCCGTCGACGGCGTCTTCATCGCCATCGGCCATACGCCGAACACGAAGCTGGTCGAAGGGCAGGTGGATCTGGACCAGAACGGGTACATCGTGCCGGTGCGCGGCACCGCCACCAACGTCCCCGGGGTGTTCGCCTGCGGCGACGTGCAGGACCACGTCTACCGGCAGGCCATCACCGCGGCCGGTTCGGGTTGCATGGCCGCCATCGACGCCGAACGGTATCTGGAGAGTCTGCCCGCGCAGGATCCGCAGGCCGTGGAGACTGCATCCGCGGGAGGATAGCTCCGCGCTGTTCTCGGCCCGGTGTGGTCAGTCGATCCAACCGCCGCCGAGCACGATGTCGCCGTCGTACAGCACGACGGCCTGGCCGGGGGCTATCGCCGGCTGCGGGTGGTCGAAATCGAGGCGCAGGGCGGCGCCGTCGAGCGGCCAGACGCGGGCCGGCGCCGGCGGATGATGGTGACGGATCTGTGCCGTGACCGGGCATCCCTGCCGTGGCGTTCCCTCGATCCAGTTCACGCCGCCGGCGGTCAGCGTGATCCGTTCCAGATCGGCGCGGGGGCCGACGGTGACGGTGTCCGACGCCGCATCGATGGCCGTGACGTACAGGGGCACGGCGCCGGAGACGCCGAGCCCCTTGCGCTGGCCGACGGTGAACCGGTGCACGCCTCGATGCCGTCCCAGGAGCCGTCCCGCCGCATCGACGACCGCGCCCTCGCGTGCACCCTCGGGGAGTCGCCGTTCCACGAACGCCGCATAGTCGCCGTCGGGCACGAAGCAGATCTCGTGGCTGTCCGGCTTGTCGGCTACGAGCAGGCCATGGTCGCGAGCGTAGTCCCGGACCTCCGCCTTCAGCATGTCGCCGAGCGGGAAGCTGGCGCGAGCGAGCTGTGATTGCGTGAGGGAGAAGAGGAAGTAGCACTGATCCTTGGCGTCGTGGGGGGGGGGGGCGGCGCCCCACCCCCCCCCCCCACAAAAAAAAAAAAAAAAAAGAAGGCGACCGACCAAATGAAGAGGTGGGTGGAAGCTGTGGGAGTAATANNNNNNNNNNCCCGCGGGGCGCCGGGGGGGGCTCCGTGGGGGTTGGGGGGGGGGTCACCGCGCCCCCCCCCCCCCCCCTGGGGGGGGGCGCGGGGGGGGGGGCCCCGCGGCCCGGCGCCGCCGGCCGCCGGCACGGTCTCCACCCGGGCATAGTGGCCGGTGGCCACCTGCTCGGCGTCGAACCCCACCGCGCGGTCGAGCAGGCTCGCGAACTTCAGGTCGCTGTTGCAGCGCACGCAGGGGATGGGCGTGCGCGCCGCCGCGTACTCCTGCACGAACGGGGAGATCACCCGCTCGTCGAACTGGCGCTCGAAGTTGACGATGTAGTGCGGGATGCCGATGCGCCGCGCAACCCGGCGCGCGTCATGGAGGTCGTCGAGGGTGCAGCAGGAGCCGAACGACTGCGTGCCGCCTCGCTGATCGTAGAGTTGCATCGACAGGCCCACCACGTCGTGGCCGTCGGCGGCCAGCAGCGCGGCCGCCACGGACGAGTCGACGCCACCCGACATCGCGGCAACTATTCGCATCGGTTCGTTTCCAGTGTACAGATTCGGGTCCGGCCGGACGGGCCGAGCCGCGGCGTTCAGGCCGGGGCGTGCGCCGCGCCGGCTCGCGACAGCGCACGGAGCCTGGCGACGAGCGGGGGGAGGACGCCGACGAGCCGGTCGATTTCGTCGTCCGTGTTTCCGAGGCCCAGGCTGAAGCGAATGGAGCTCTGCGCGCGCCGCGGCGTGAGCCCCATCGCCCGGAGCACGTGCGACGGCTCGAGCGTCCCCGACGAGCAGGCGGAGCCGGTCGAGACGGCGATGCCCTCCAGGTCGAGCGCGATCAGCAGCGCCTCGGCCTCTACGCCGTGGAAGCTGATGTTCGTGGTGTTCGGGACGCGTTCGCCGCCGCCGTTCACGGCCGTGTCCGGAACGCGGTCGAGCAGCGAGGATTCCAGGCGGTCGCGCAGGGTGCGCAGCCGGGCCGCTTCGCGCGACAGCTTGGCGGCGGCCAGCCGCGCCGCCACGCCGAGCCCGACAATGGCCGGTACGTTCTCGGTCCCGGCCCGGCGGTTGCGTTCCTGTCGTCCGCCGGTCGTGGGGGCCACGAGTCGCATCCCGCGCCGAATCCAGAGCGCACCGACACCCTTCGGGCCGTTGAACTTGTGCGCGGAGATCGACAGCAGGTCGACACCGAGGGCGCCCACGTCGAGGGGCAGCTTGCCGGCCGTCTGCACGGCGTCGGTGTGGAACACGGCGCCGCGGCGGTGCGCGATCCCGGCCAGCTCGGCGATCGGCTGCAACGTGCCGATCTCGTTGTTCGCGTGCATGACGGAGACGAGCGCGGTGTCGTCGGTGAGGGCCGCTTCGAGCGCCGCCGGCTCGACGACGCCGGCGTCGCCGACCGGCAGCAGCGTCGAGGTCCAGCCGCGCTTCGACAGCGCCTTCAGCGTGTTGAGGACCGCCTCGTGCTCGATGGCGGAAGCTATGAGGTGGCGGCGTCCGGCCGCCGGCGACGCTTCCGCCACCCCGCGGATCGCCAGGTTGTCGGCTTCGGTGCCGCTGCCGGTGAAGATGACGTCGTTGGGCCGCGCGCCGAGGAGCGCCGCCACCGCCGAGCGTGCGTCGTCGAGGGCCGCCTTGGCCGCCTGACCGAACGCGTGGATGCTCGACGCGTTGCCGAAGCAGCCCCGGACCGCCTGGTGCATGGCGTCGGCGACCTCGGCGGCTACCGGCGTGGTGGCGTTGTGATCCAGATATGCGCGCACTTGGAGCGATCCTAGCACCCGAAGCACCGCGCGGGCTCCTGGACACGGTCTGGACGCCATTCTGTATACTGATTGGGAATTTCAAGATCTCCGATTCGCCACGCGGTGGTGGCCCAGCGACCAGAGGAAGCTTCATGTGGAAACGCGACGATGTACGCCCGCCGGACGACGGCAATGACGTAGAAGAACATCCCTTGGCCGGCATCGCGAGCACGGGCGCCTCGAGGCGTGCGCCCGTCGCCGAACGGCCGGCATCGCGGGACGTGGTCAACATCGGCAAGTCCGTGATCATCAAGGGCGAGTTGAGCGGCAGCGAGAATCTGACGATCGAGGGGCAGTTCGAAGGCAAGATCGAGTTGCGGGACAACGCTTTGACCGTGGGTCCCAACGGCAAGATCAAGGCCGAGATGCTGTTCGCCAAGTCGGTCGACATACTCGGTCGGGTGACCGGCAAGATCATGGCGGTCGACGTGGTGAGCATTCGCGAGAACGGTGCGGTCGACGGAGACATCACCGCGCCGCGCATCGCCATCGCCGACGGCGCCCATTTTCGCGGCAGCGTGGACATGCGCCGGGACAGCGTGAAAGCGGAACCGCGGGAGTCGGTCGTCGGCAAGGCGCCCGCCGCGCCCAAGGGACAGGTCGCCCCCGTTCAGGCGCAGCCGCAGCCGGGCCAGGCGCCGCCGCCCAGGGTGGGCCGCGCGGCCGGCGGGCGGCAGGCCCGCTAGGAGTCTGCGCCGCAGACGGGGGATGTGCGCCCGCGATCGATGACAGGTCGTGTCACGCTCGGATCCGGTTCCTTCGGCGGAGGCCGGCCCGCGCCCGATGCAGGCGCCGCGCTTTCCGAGCCCGATCGGTTGGTCTCGACGCGCGCGGTCGGCGTCCTGATCGATGCGCTCCGCAGCCGGGAATCCCCGATGCTGCTCGATCTCGGTCGCGTCGTCGGCGACAACGTCGCCTTCTTCACATCCAGGTTCGCCTGCCGGCTGGTCGTGGCCGACCTGTTTGCGGATCTGGACGAGCGGTCGTCCGCGGGTGAACGGAACGAGGATCAGACCGGAGCGTGGGTCGCGGAAACGATCCGAGCGGAGCCCGAGTCCGTCGACGCGATTCTGTGCTGGGATACTCTCGAGCACCTGACGGCCGTCGAGGGGCAGATCCTGGCCGAGAGGCTCACTCGCGTGCTGAGGCCGGAGGGCATTCTGCTGCTGAGCTTCAGCGGCGAGTGGAACGCCCAGCCGGGCTACGCCACCTACGGCATCGTCGACCGGTCGACGTTGCGGCGGCAGTTCTACGCCGGCGCGTCGCGGCAGATGCGCGTGCTGACGAGTCGTGAGGTGACGGAGACGTTTCGGAATCTCTCGATCGTCGATGCTTGCCTGTTTGCGACGCGGGCGCAGGAGATGGTGTTTCGAAAGCCGTCGCACTCGACGGCGACCGGCAAGGGCGTCGCGTCGCGCCCGCGCCTCGAAGTGTAAGTTTTGACAGGATGGCCCGACCGATTGTCGCCCTGCTGACCGATTTCGGCACCACAGACCATTACGTCGGTGCGATGAAGGGGGTCGTTCTGGGGATCTGTCCCGAGGCGGCCGTCGTCGACATCTCGCACGATGTGCCGGCCCATGACGTGCTGACGGCCGGCCTCGAGCTGGCGGCGGCCTACCGCTACTTTCCCGCCGGCACGGTGTTTCTCGTGGTCGTCGATCCGGGGGTCGGCTCGAGTCGCCGCGGGTTGGCCGCCGAGGCGGGAGACTATCGCTTCGTGGCGCCCGACAACGGTGTCCTGACGGCCGTGTTCCAGGAGACGCCGCCGAAACGGGTGGTCGAGCTTACCGAGCGCAGGTATGCCCGGCCGACGGTGAGCCGGACGTTCGAGGGGCGAGACCGCTTTGCGCCCGGAGCGGCGTGGCTCGCCAAGGGCGTTCAGTTGCCGGCGCTCGGCCGGCCGCTCACCGACTACTCCAGCATCGGGATTCCGACGCCGGAGACGGGCGAAGGGCGAATCGCCGGCGAGGTGTTGCGGGTCGACGCCTTCGGCAATCTCATCACCAACATAGGCCGGCGGGCGTTCGACGTTCTCTGTCGGGGCGGCGCCATCCGCATCGAGGTGGGCGGCGAGGACATCGGCCGTCTGGTCGAGACCTACGCGGACATCGGTCCCGACGAGGTGTGTGCGCTCTTCGGAAGCACGGATTGCCTCGAATTCGCGGCGAACTCGGCCAGCGCCGCCGCGCGCCTGTCGGTCGAACGCGGGGCGCGGGTCATCGTCAGTCGTCCGTGACGGCGCCGTACGAGTCCGGGCGGCGGGCTGCGACCAGGGAATCGCAGGGGACGGGCATGAAGAGGGAAAAGGACGCAGATGTTCGATCTTGAGTTGACCGAGGAACAGCGGCTGCTGGAGCAGTCCGTGCGCGAATGGGCCGGCCGCGAGGTGGCTCCCCGGATCCGCGAGCTGGATCGCCAGCATCGATTCGATCCCGCCATCCTCACGCAGATGGCGGACCTGGGGCTGCTGGGCATGTGCGTGCCGCGGGAGTACGGCGGCGCCGGAATGGACTACCTCAGCCATGGTCTGGCGTGCGAGGAGACCGAGTACGTCGATACGTCGTTGCGCGTGATCCTGTCCGTGCACCTCGCCCTGAACTCGCTGACCGTGTTGACCTGGGGCACCGAGGATCAGAAACGGCGCTACCTTCTTCCGCAGGCCCAGGGGCGGAAGATCGCCAGCTACGGGCTCACCGAGCCGGGAGCGGGCAGCGACGTCCGCGGGATGCAGTCGGTGGCCGTCAAGCGCGGTGACCGGTACGTGCTCACGGGCGAGAAGATGTGGATCTCGCTGGCCGACGTGGCGGATCACTTCCTGGTGTTCGCCTACAGCGACCTGGAGAAGAAACAGAAGCGCGACGTCTCCGGCATCAGCGCGTTTCTCGTGGAGCGGAGCTTTCCGGGCTTCTCCAGCGGCACGCTGACCGAGAAGTGGGGGATTCTCGCGGGCAACACGGGCTACTTCAAGATGGACGAGGTGGAGGTGCCCGAGGAGAACCTGCTCGGCCGCGAGGGCGAGGGCTTCAAGATCGCCATGTTCGCGCTCGACCAGGGACGCCTGAGCGTGTCGGCGGGCGCGACGGGCCTGATCCGGGCGTGCCGGGACGCGAGCGTGGCGTACGCCCGGGATCGGAAGACGTTCGGCGTGCCGATCGGCCAGCACCAGCTCGTCAAGGAGATGATCGCGCAGATGGAGTCGGACTACCAGGCGGCGCGGCTGCTCTGGATGCGCTCGGCCTGGCTGAAGAACGAGGGGCGGCGCAGCACGCGGGAGACCGGCCTCGCCAAGTGGTTCGCGACGGTGGCTTCCGAGCGGGCGGCGGGCGACGCCGTGCAGATTCACGGCGCGAACGGCTACTCGGACGAGTACCCGGTCGGCCGCTTCTACCGCAACTGCAAGGGCGCCGTGATCTACGAGGGGACGCGCGAGATTCACAAGATCATGCAGGCGGACTACGCGCTTGGATACCGGGTGGACAAGCCGACGCGGTGCCGGTTGCCGGCCTACCGGGAGGCGGTGCAGGCGTGACCACGACGAGCGAGGATCTGACGTCCGGGTTTCTCGACGTTGTCGAGCAGGCGGCGATTGCCTGCGCGCACACGATGGGACGCGGCGATCGCCATCTTTCCGACCGGGTCGCGGTCGAGGCGATGCGCGCCCGTCTCGATCGCGTCCCCATCGATGGCCGCGTGGTGATTGGAGAAGGGGAGCGCGACAAGGCCCCGATGCTCTACATCGGCGAGCGCGTCGGGCAGGGGGCGAACGGAGAGGAGGGGCTGCCCGAGATCGACATCGCCGTCGATCCTCTGGAAGGCACGAACCTGTGCGCCACCGGCGCCCCGCGGGCGATCGCCGTGCTGGCGGCATCTGAACGGGGCGGGCTGCTGCACGCGCCGGACATCTACATGCAGAAGCTGGTGGTCGGCGCGCAGTCGAAGAACTCGGTGAATCTCGACGCGCCGGTGGGCCACAACCTGAAGCAGATCGCCCGGTGCCTCGACCGCGACGTGGAGGACCTGGTCGTCGTCGTGCTCGATCGCAAGCGGCACGAGCCGCTGATAGCGGAGATTCGGGAGGCCGGGGCGCGGATTCGACTGGTCGGCGACGGCGATCTGACCGCCGCCATCGGGGCCGCGGTGGTCGGCAGCGGCGTGCACGCGGTCATGGGCAGCGGCGGCGCTCCCGAGGGGGTCCTGGCCGCGGCCGCGATGCGCTGTCTCGGCGGCGAGATCTTCGCGCGCCTGATCATCGATTCGCCGGAGAAGGAAGCCCGCGCCAAGTCGATGGGCATTGCCGAGCCGCGCCG
This DNA window, taken from Acidobacteriota bacterium, encodes the following:
- the glpX gene encoding class II fructose-bisphosphatase, whose translation is MTSGFLDVVEQAAIACAHTMGRGDRHLSDRVAVEAMRARLDRVPIDGRVVIGEGERDKAPMLYIGERVGQGANGEEGLPEIDIAVDPLEGTNLCATGAPRAIAVLAASERGGLLHAPDIYMQKLVVGAQSKNSVNLDAPVGHNLKQIARCLDRDVEDLVVVVLDRKRHEPLIAEIREAGARIRLVGDGDLTAAIGAAVVGSGVHAVMGSGGAPEGVLAAAAMRCLGGEIFARLIIDSPEKEARAKSMGIAEPRRVYTSADLAAGKQLIFAATGVTEGALMKGVRFFGEGCRTSSVVMQTNPHRVQFIDTIHVKEQAGRRGLRF
- a CDS encoding butyryl-CoA dehydrogenase gives rise to the protein MFDLELTEEQRLLEQSVREWAGREVAPRIRELDRQHRFDPAILTQMADLGLLGMCVPREYGGAGMDYLSHGLACEETEYVDTSLRVILSVHLALNSLTVLTWGTEDQKRRYLLPQAQGRKIASYGLTEPGAGSDVRGMQSVAVKRGDRYVLTGEKMWISLADVADHFLVFAYSDLEKKQKRDVSGISAFLVERSFPGFSSGTLTEKWGILAGNTGYFKMDEVEVPEENLLGREGEGFKIAMFALDQGRLSVSAGATGLIRACRDASVAYARDRKTFGVPIGQHQLVKEMIAQMESDYQAARLLWMRSAWLKNEGRRSTRETGLAKWFATVASERAAGDAVQIHGANGYSDEYPVGRFYRNCKGAVIYEGTREIHKIMQADYALGYRVDKPTRCRLPAYREAVQA